The Bombus vancouverensis nearcticus chromosome 12, iyBomVanc1_principal, whole genome shotgun sequence genome contains a region encoding:
- the Slu7 gene encoding pre-mRNA-splicing factor Slu7 — translation MANTLANVPVSKIIKNKNNFEDEPKKKSREDWRKAKELEEARKAGTAPAAVDEEGKDINPHIPQYISATPWYFGAQGPTLKHQRPQPEKQKQYSGIDEWYKRGVDSSKVATKYRKGACENCGAITHKKKECMERPRKIGAKFTNANIAPDEFTQPELSTDYDGKRDRWAGYDPSQHRAIIEEYQKIEEAKRQMRAEKLNAEENDEQDSDKDEDKYVDEVDMPGTKVDSKQRITVRNLRIREDTAKYLRNLDPNSAYYDPKTRSMRDNPYTGTDREVDYKGENFARFSGDTQRHSNAQLFAWEAHERGVDVHLLAEPTKLELLKQEYDKKRDELKDKARESIINKYGGKEHLDAPPPSLLLAQTEQYVEYSRYGKIIKGQDRQIIRSKYEEDVYPNNHTCVWGSYWHAGKWGYKCCHSFIKNSYCTGNAGKKTAEAAAIEIKKTVNEEEKSNEETINSSDEKSVSNDTSSDEEEKVLRPVKSKSSKRKEKKQKQKEKRKNKKKAAKLQEQDKLQQALQKEEERQKEAERLLQMNERKRPYNSMYEVKEPTMDEIEAFQMKRQREDDPMAEFLSK, via the exons ATGGCTAATACTCTAGCTAATGTACCTGTGTCAAAAATTATAAAGAACAAAAACAATTTCGAAGACGAACCCAAGAAAAAGAGTCGAGAAGATTGGCGAAAGGCTAAGGAATTAGAAGAAGCGAGAAAAGCTGGTACAGCACCAGCTGCAGTAGATGAAGAAGGCAAAGATATTAATCCACACATTCCACAATACATTAGTGCTACGCCATGGTATTTTGGCGCACAG gggCCTACTTTGAAACATCAAAGACCGCAGCCTGAAAAACAAAAGCAGTATAGCGGTATAGACGAATGGTATAAACGTGGTGTAGATTCATCTAAAGTAGCAACAAAGTATCGTAAAGGAGCCTGTGAAAATTGTGGAGCAATAACTCACAAGAAAAAGGAATGTATGGAACGTCCACGTAAAATAGGTGCAAAATTCACAAATGCAAATATAGCACCAGATGAGTTTACTCAACCAGAATTATCTACGGACTACGATGGCAAAAGAGACAG GTGGGCTGGTTATGATCCTTCACAGCATAGAGCTATTATCGAAGAATATCAAAAGATTGAAGAAGCAAAACGACAAATGCGTGCGGAAAAGTTAAACGCGGAAGAGAATGATGAACAGGATTCGGATAAAGATGAGGACAAATATGTTGACGAGGTTGATATGCCTGGGACAAAAGTAGATTCTAAACAACGTATTACCGTTAGAAATCTACGAATTAGAGAAGATACAGCAAAGTATCTAAGAAACTTGGATCCAAATTCGGCATATTACGATCCTAAAACGAGATCCATGCGTGACAATCCTTATACCGGCACAGACAGAGA GGTGGATTATAAAGGTGAAAATTTTGCGCGTTTCTCGGGAGATACACAACGACATTCAAATGCTCAATTGTTTGCATGGGAAGCGCATGAAAGAGGCGTTGACGTTCATTTACTCGCTGAACCCACTAAATTGGAATTACTTAAACAGGAATATGATAAAAAACGCGACGAACTGAAAGATAAAGCTCGTGaaagtataattaataaatatgggGGTAAAGAACATCTCGATGCTCCTCCGCCTTCTCTTTTACTAGCACAAACAGAACAATATGTCGAATATTCCAGATATGGAAAA ATCATCAAAGGACAAGACAGACAAATAATTCGCTCTAAGTACGAAGAAGATGTATATCCAAATAATCATACTTGCGTTTGGGGTTCTTACTGGCATGCTGGTAAATGGGGATACAAGTGCTGTCATTCGTttataaaaaattcatactgTACAGGAAATGCAGGTAAAAAGACAGCCGAAGCAGCcgctattgaaattaaaaaaacagTAAACGAGGAAGAAAAGTCTAACGAGGAAACGATAAATTCATCCGATGAAAAATCTGTAAGTAACGATACATCCTCGGATGAAGAAGAAAAGGTATTGAGGCCGGTAAAATCGAAATCATCTAAAAGGAAGgagaaaaaacaaaaacagaaagaaaaacgaaagaataagaaaaaagcTGCTAAGTTACAGGAACAAGATAAATTACAACAAGCATTgcaaaaagaggaagaaagacaAAAGGAAGCGGAAAGGCTGCTACAAATGAATGAAAGAAAACGCCCTTACAATAGCATGTATGAAGTTAAAGAACCAACAATGGATGAGATCGAAGCATTTCAAATGAAGCGACAACGTGAAGACGACCCGATGGCGGAATTTCTTAGTAAATAG
- the Tom7 gene encoding translocase of outer membrane 7 produces MAMSPSTKQKIAIVLDVSKTIFHWGFIPAILFLGFRKGADPGMPPLSIINLLWQ; encoded by the exons ATGGCGATGAGTCCGAGTACAAAGCAAAAAATTGCAATTGTTTTAGATGTCAGCAAAACTATATTTCATTGGGGATTTATTCCTGCTATATTATTTTTAG GATTTAGAAAAGGTGCTGACCCAGGCATGCCTCCATTATCAATTATAAA ctTGTTATGGCAATAA